The genomic window TTATTTTGGATGATGAAGATTTAACTAATATTTTTCAAAATATCCTCCCGGCCGGAACTCTTCTTAAAAATATAGCAAAAAGTCTGAATCTTGGAGTTATAGAAATAGAAGTAGGAGATGAAAACATTGGAATTCTTGCAGCTGCAAGTGATTTAATTTCAAAAGAAGGGATAAGTATAAGGCAAGCATATGCTTCAGATATCCAACTTGAAGAAACTCCAACATTAACGATAATTACAGAAGATAATATATCTGGAGATCTTATAAAAGATTTTTTAAAAATACAAGGTGTTGTAAGAGTCTCATTATACTGATTATGTGGATATATAATAAGATCTAAAAATTAAATCTAAAAAATAATATAAAAATTATTATAGAAATTATGATAATAATACTAAAATCGAATTTAAAAGCTAAAATCTTCGATGAGTTCTTTATGAACTTTTTTTAATCTATTCACTGATTCTTCTAAATTATTTATATCTGAATTTTCCCATTTTCTAACTATAAATTCAATGTCCACTTCATCAATGCCATTGATTAGATTATCAGCATGAGAAACTATTTTTTCTTCTATGGTCATAGGTATATAGTTTTTTTCAGGAAGTCCCATTCTCATAGCTTCTTCTTTGGATATTCCAGAGCCAATATGTTTTTCTATGATATTAGCTACTTTTTTAGGAAAACCATGCTCAATAGCTAAATTTGCTCCGATAATTCCATGATTAATTGAATTTGTTTTAGATCTACCAATATCATGGAGTAATGCAGCTTCTTCTATTAATTTTTTATCAACATCAAAATTTTTAGATATTTCTATAGCTTTTTGACAAACAGCTATTGAGTGTTCAATAACCCAATCTGGACAACCTTCTTTTTTTAAAAGTTCTATAATCATTGAAATCACTATTAGCATCGATTTGAATTAATTTAGTTGATATTATAAGTCAAATACAATTTTAATAA from Methanobrevibacter sp. TMH8 includes these protein-coding regions:
- a CDS encoding amino acid-binding protein, encoding MWESVKYKFEKYPARMSVAGKMVDLGLRVGKDRKIYCDDLKISDLALAKVANVDRKAIKSTVDFILDDEDLTNIFQNILPAGTLLKNIAKSLNLGVIEIEVGDENIGILAAASDLISKEGISIRQAYASDIQLEETPTLTIITEDNISGDLIKDFLKIQGVVRVSLY
- a CDS encoding TIGR00295 family protein, which translates into the protein MIIELLKKEGCPDWVIEHSIAVCQKAIEISKNFDVDKKLIEEAALLHDIGRSKTNSINHGIIGANLAIEHGFPKKVANIIEKHIGSGISKEEAMRMGLPEKNYIPMTIEEKIVSHADNLINGIDEVDIEFIVRKWENSDINNLEESVNRLKKVHKELIEDFSF